A single window of Anomaloglossus baeobatrachus isolate aAnoBae1 chromosome 5, aAnoBae1.hap1, whole genome shotgun sequence DNA harbors:
- the LOC142311219 gene encoding uncharacterized protein LOC142311219 gives MVLFLTDSPGMDVDGKEVAERILDLTLEIIFLLTGEDYTVVKKSAGDRVTPGSHLHMSKGRHKGQRVNLDTLPLSLIYERNNDEKILDLTNKIIELLTGEGEDLTSVKVEVISEEEDETCASSTRQCKEEEIPIAISPDGACENSTPERSWSPVYSQCEEESHSTSRDGADILSNTGHGDLAEPKIEAIQIEEEYIRDDLHCKDEQVLVEIRPVDCIRNAEEHPSFSDNGAEDITPDKCGEHLNYTKIHPASKSRERSFDAFHHKEHLPIPSQINESPGKIFTCSECGKHFKKNVSLSMHKRIHNDERPFSCSECGKCFTKKSILVEHQRIHTGEKPFSCTECGKCFTQKSSLVEHQRIHTGQKPFSCLECGKCFIQKSVLVKHQRSHTGQKPFSCSECGKCFTQNSDLVKHQVTHTGQKPYSCLDCGKCFARKDYLERHQRTHKFKKPFGCSVCGECFTQVSDLVEHHRIHTWEGSFSCSECGECYTQMSELVDHYRIHTEKSLSSSD, from the exons ATGGTACTTTTCCTGACTGATTCACCAGGAATGGACGTAGACGGAAAGGAAGTAGCAGAGAGGATCTTAGACCTCACCCTGGAGATTATTttcctgctgactggagag GATTATACTGTAGTGAAGAAGTCGGCAGGTGACCGTGTTACCCCAGGCAGCCATCTTCACATGTCAAAAGGAAGGCACAAAGGCCAAAGAGTTAACTTGGATACTCTACCTCTTTCCCTGATATATGAGAGAAACAATGATGAGAAGATCTTGGACCTCACCAACAAGATCATTgagctgctgaccggagag GGTGAAGATTTGACAAGTGTCAAAGTTGAGGTAATATCAGAAGAAGAAGATGAGACTTGTGCGAGCAGCACTCGGCAGTGTAAGGAGGAGGAAATTCCTATAGCTATCAGTCCAG ATGGAGCGTGTGAGAACAGCACCCCAGAGAGAAGCTGGAGTCCTGTGTATTCCCAATGTGAAGAGGAAAGTCATAGTACCTCACGGGATGGCGCGGACATCTTATCAAATACTGGCCAT GGTGATTTAGCTGAACCTAAAATTGAGGCTATACAGATTGAAGAAGAATATATAAGGGATGATCTGCATTGTAAAGATGAGCAAGTTCTTGTGGAAATAAGACCAG TTGATTGCATCAGGAATGCAGAAGAACACCCTTCATTTAGCGATAATGGAGCTGAAGATATCACACCAGATAAATGTGGAGAACACCTCAACTATACCAAAATACACCCAGCCAGCAAGAGCAGAGAACGATCATTTGATGCTTTCCATCACAAGGAACATTTACCTATCCCATCACAGATTAATGAAAGCCCTGGTAAAATATTTacttgttctgaatgtgggaaacattttaaaaAGAatgtgagtctttctatgcacaagaGAATTCACAATGATGAGcgcccattttcatgttcagaatgtggaaaatgctttACTAAGAAATCTATTCTTGTGGAACATCAGAGGATTCACACTGGGGAAAAGCCGTTCTCCTGTaccgagtgtgggaaatgttttacccagaaatcatcacttgttgaacatcagagaattcacacagggcaaaagccattttcatgtctagaatgtgggaaatgttttattcagaagtcCGTTCTTGTGAAACATCAAAGAAGTCACACTGGACAGAAGccgttttcttgttcagaatgtgggaaatgttttacgcaGAATTCGGACCTTGTTAAACATCAGGTgactcacacagggcagaagccatattcgtgtttggattgtgggaaatgttttgcacgtaaAGATTACCTTgagagacatcagagaactcacaaatTTAAGAAGCCATTTGGATGCTCAGTATGTGGGGAGTGTTTCACACAAGTATCAGATTTGGTTGAACACCATAGGATTCACACTTGGGAggggtcattttcatgttcagaatgtggggaaTGTTATACGCAAATGTCAGAACTTGTTGACCATTATAGAATTCACACAGAGAAGTCATTGTCAAGTTCGGACTGA